The stretch of DNA ATGTGCTGCAGATGACAGCACATCTTGCAACATTGTGTTCAAATGCAGCATTATTAATCAAATCTTACAACAAAAGTGTTACTAAACTAAGTCCAATAACTACACAGTAATGGTATTtgtagaggaaagaaaagaaatagacTGTATGTCAGTTCCAACATCTTTTATTTCTCCCTTTACTACAAAGAATCAACCATGTAGTAGATGTCTACATGCACAGCATTAGACTTTCTGTCCAAAGGAGcaaaatataccactttatttCAGCCTACCACTCTTCAGCCTTAGTTTTTAAGGATCTAAGTAAACATAGAGTACATATTATAAAGGCCTTAGTAGGTGATTGTTTACTTTTTAACATCATATGTAATGGCATTTTTAAACAATCTAGTGATGTCTGTGACAGACAACTCTTTTAATGTTTATCGTATTGTAAGTGCGTTAAATAAATTAGACCTGAGTTAAACAAAACCTAAAATGATCTCTCCACATTTCAGATTCCACAACAACAGAAACGGTAAGGTAACATTTTTAAGTAAGGCATATGATTTCTTGTTGTGAAtacacaaaaatgcaaaacaaatggAAACCAACCcacttatgttttttttaataaaaaaaaacaaatattcatAATGCAATAAATGTTTCATACCAGTCAAAAAAATAGTTTgcataaaaaattaaaagaaaatcacactCGTTAAGTAGTTCTCGCTGCCATTTCCTCTGTGAAAAAAATGAACGAAATGCCTTAGTTTGTTCTGTCTGTTCTTAGCACCATGGTGATGAGTTGTCCAGTGGTGACACTCATCAGTCAATAgagttttttatattattttttcaaagTCACCGTATCCTGGTAAAGAGATTTAGAACCGATACAGATTCCTGCAACAAAAAGATTATATGATTAATTACTTTGCAGATACAAGAGAGTCTGTAACCACAAAGTGCTCAGTGCTTTCTCACCTTTGTTGACCTTGTTTTACTGAACACATTCCAGAAACGCAGCGTCTCGTCTCCAGCTCCTGTGACGATCGCCTCACCGTCCGGGGACATGGcctaaaatgtaaagaaaagatCAAACATAATCTAACCAAATAATCTGGCAAAGGTAGCAGGCTTTAATATTAACATGGCAATTCACACCTCACACTTGGCTTTAGAGGCCAGTGTGCACCTTTTAAGAAATTCAGAATCAAAAATAGGAACAATCCTTGGTTTTGTTgctgtaataaaaacaaatagatCCTGCCTGGCAATATTGTCATCAACAGAAAACAGTTAAATCATTATTACATAGTCCTACTTCATCCATACCCAGTGAAACTATCGAGTGTTCTACTACTGTCTAGTTCTAAAGAAAATGTGAGATGCATTCAATTAACATCTTATTTCATCAGGTTACTTCTTTGAAAGTGCTGGATTTCCTCCCACTGTCTCTGATCGTACTAGTGCATATTGCTGAGCAAACAAAATAGGCACTCAGCCCTTTATATTGAGGCCTTTTATCATGAACTGTTTAATGCTCTCTGGGTCTCTGTTCTATTGACTAAGGGCTGATCATATAGAGCCATGGCTTCTATTACTAGTAGCTCCATTACTATTTGAATTCTTAACTTATATTTTTAATCTGCCTGTCGTAACAGAAAACATCCCTGACCTTTGGAAGACAgccatatatacatatataccatacatatatatacacaccatacatatataacatacatacatacatacatacatacatacatacaataacattaacaacacaGATTAACTGACCAAGTAGAGCACTCTGTAGGAGTGACCTGTGAGTTTGGCTACTTGGGTGAGCGCTGGATATTTCCACACCAAGATCTGGTTCTGAGAGTAGCCATGGGTGCTCACCTGGAAAAAGAGTCAGTGTCATAATCAATAAACTGTTTACATTCACATATCATATCTGCAAACAGACAAGACCAACACTAGTCAGACAGCTCTACTGGCCATAACAATGCATTTACATTGTCTATTTGCAGGAAGGTCACATTTCTACAGATGCAAACAGGAACCTTTTAGTGAATATTTCAgtcaaaaaaaaatgaataagtgaaatGAATTCATAAGtttgagaaaaacatttaactgaAGACAAAGCAGGCTGTAACAGGCCATCTGTGTGTTAATGGAAATATCTTTAATTTCAGAAAAACTGCCACCAGATAATGCTGAAATGTGCCGATGTATCACAATTAACTAactttttcatgtttaattGTTTTCAACATTCACTCAGAGTGGATGTAGATGTAGGACCAGGATAAGGTGGCATCAGTGCAACAGGCTTTTTAAAACagatcaacaacaacaaaagactAATGTCAAAGTGACAAATCCCTACAACTTGATTCAATTTATGTACAAACTATAAACTAGAAATACCACTTTGAGGTTATATGCCTCTGCCAACCAGTCAAGTTGCATATTTGCTCAGGCTCATATAATATTTGTAGTCAAGGCTTTGAGggaatttaataaaaaggtattaagtgtatttttttgGTGAACTGTAAGTTACCACTATATTGACATGTACGATTCCACTTCAGACCCGGGCATTTATCAGACATTGTAATAAGTAgataaacattcacacacacacacacacacacacacacacacagagagagtatCTCCAGTGACacctgtagatatgtttgtaggtcatgctcttgtaattcGTGTTTGATCTAAACTTTGACAGCAATGTCAGTGAAATAGTTGACAGACTGtacagatatctaaaaacataataatacagaaaactgaggcaccTTTTCCTGATCAGGTATCATGCATCTATACAAGTTttctccactaggtggcacactaaggctacgttcacactgcagttaaaagtgacctgaatccgatttgttcgctcaaatgtgacccatatctgatttgtttctgacaatgtgaacagcacaagtcacatTGAAATGTGCTATAGCGGGACAGGTATCGCTGTCAGGATATGAAATTACATATATTAGGATATGAGATTCTGGTCTTAAGTGTTATCATCACAACAAGTATATCTTAATAATTTCAGAAAGTATAGCAACTGTTCAATGGTGCATGGTGTGTATCTGGAGTCACTTACCAGCTCATTAGCATGCTTGGACCAGGCCAGGTTGCAGACCTGTGAGCCGGTGTCCATACATTGCAGTGGCTGAGACGTCAGGGTGTTCCAAAATCGAATGCAGCGGTCAGCAGTGCCGCCCCCAGAGGCGAGCAGGCCATGTTGGTGGGGAGACCAGGCAATGGCTTTCACTGCAGCCAGGTGATCCATGTATACTTGCACTGGGCTCAGTGAGGAATGGTTCCACACCAGCAGCTGAGAGGACAAATATCACCCTCATCAATGAATATACTGAGTAAATGCAGAAAAACAGAGGTGGGTTCAATAAGAACAACAACTCTACCTTATTGTCGTTGCCACCAGAGGCGAGCAGCTGATGGTCAGTGCTCCACTTCAAGCCACACACTTCCTGCCTATGTCCCTGTAGCCGTCTCTCTGACTGTAGTGGGGGAGTCCGTACATCTCTTTGAAGAATCATACGATCACGGCTCCCTGAAGACAACTGGTCTGCATTCCAGGCTAATGCTCCTGTGGACAGACACAGGATAAAGTAAAGCTTGAGTTAAGTAAAACTTTATTCAAGTGTGGTCACACAACACTTGTCTGAAATGCATAATTTCTTTAAGGACACAATTGTTGAGACTGTCAACTGTTAATTCAAATCAGTGCAGGCTGACTGACACAGCAAGTGTTCTCACCAACTCTGGCCGTGTGTCCTTCCAGAGAAAAGAGTTTCTTCCCAGCACCCGCATCCCAGATCTGAACGTAGCCTTTGTGCGTCCCCACTGCTACCAGGTTACcctaaaaacatgaagaaacttCTCACTAACAAAGCTCAAACAAAAATCCACCTGGACAGTTTCCAAAAGGCAGTAAGCGATGTGCTCTCACCCTTTCAGACCACCCAACTGATGTGACTGAGTCTCCCTCCACTGATAGATCACATAGCCTTGTTACCTGAAAAAAGGTCACAAGTGGAGTTCAGCAGTGATTCAGTAGAGCAACACAGTAATGAATCTTGCCAAAAAACATAAATAGCTTTCATATACAGACATTATTGTTCGAAAAATAGTTATACAGAGGAACACATTGCAGTACCTGGCTGGTGCAGGCACTCCACAGGTAAACACATGTGCCCAGGCCGACACTGAGCACGTTGAGAGATGACCAGTCCACCAAATTAAGGTAAAAGTCATCCTGCAGCTCTGGAGCATCCAAGACTTTAAAGGGTATCTTGGAGATCTTCCGAGTTGGCTTTCTTGGTGAACGCAACAACTTCTGACTGTACCAGGAAAGGTGAAACTTTATGAATCCCCAGTGCAAAAATGTACATCTAATAACAATTTCTCTGTTTATgatttgaaaacaaaatgttttacctTTTGATGCTGACAGGTGATAGAGAGTAGGGGGAGATGTTGATGCCTTCGTCTGGTGATGACCTTTTTGTATTAAGTGAGTACTGAAAAGAGCACACAGGAAGAGAACATCATACCCTTCACTagtttcattcaaataaacacactaaACAAATAAACCACTAGAGGAAAACTGTACACACATTTGTTAACCCTAGTGAGTACTCAGAGCataatgtatgtgtgaatgtgtgttctgacagcagcagcttgaTTTATGTTTATAATCAAATATATAGACAGCGTGAGATGAAATGTTCATACAGAGAAAAGACTCCTCTTCTCAGGGGTCGAAGGCTGTagacgtctgtcctctgtctgcgGATCCTGGATCTTTTCTATTCCTGCTCCTAGCAGCTCATTCTTCAATAAGGCAGAGTAGGCCAGCCCATCTGCTACATGCCCAAAAATATAGTTTGATTTATTAGACATAAAGcaagtatgtttgtgttaacacaaaaagaaaaaagctattTACCTTTGATATTATCAGAAGAAGCATcctttgtctttctgttttgACTTGGTGACTTCTCATTTTCCTATTTTAACATCAGAAAGGCACTGtcatttatttcagtcataATTAACTTCATACAAACTAAGTAACAATTCAAATCTTTAGACAAACAGTACGTGTAACAAGCAAACACACTCCACAGCAAACCTCAACGTGTTCATACATTGATCCTGTGGAAGTTGATATTCCAGTTGGCCCCTGCTCTGGTCGGGATGAATCTGTCTCCAAACTTACTGGGTGAAGTTAATGGTGAGCCGCTGGGTCTCCGACAACACAGACTCTGTGTCATTTTCTGCAtaacaaataaatgttaaagtctCAATAATTTGCCAATGGACTAATTATAGCTACCTTTTAAACAGTTAATGCATAATCTATCCTGATACTGACTTGAATAACCGACAGTGacgaaaatggaaaaaaacaactcacaaCAGGGCTCAAGTTGTCATTTTGAATGTTGATTTGACGTAGAAGGCGATGTTCAGATTCAGGATCCATTATTAGTTTATTAGTCGTTATCCTGATCCCACAGCCACAGGCTGAAAGGATGGACACCTGATcaattaaacagaaaatatgacATCAGCAATACTTTAACTCCACATTACACTGACACTGTTAATGGattataaaataacaaaaagattATGCATCATCCTGATAATGACTTCAGTTTATAAACCagaatatttagttttatgGGTCTGTAGTTATTTCTAATGGGAAAACGTCACAGGATATTTCAAAGCACGTCGTACAGCTATATCCAGCAGTCACCTGTCCTCTGGTTCACAGCgttttaaagtaaataatcataacAAGTTTTTATCTTTAACTTTGAGCTGATCACGCTGACATATTGATTAGGACAGATAAAGTAAGCTAACTTTAACTAGGTCATGGTCAACTTTCAACCAGTACAAATCATTTCAAGAGCCTCATTCGTAGATAAATGTCATCAAAGTGGCATTTTTAACGCCATGTTTGTGCTGAAAGAAAATTGGAGTTAGCTTCTTCAGCTAGTGGCTAACGTGTATATCTGCTACAGACACCAAACCGACAACTAAACACCGGCAACCACACAGCGAAGAACAGGAGCAACACTTACTAGAGAACTGAGGAGAATCAGGAGGTATGTTTAAAGTTGTTCACTGTCAGAGGACATAAAGTCACTCAGTTTAGCTGAAAATGACGCTGCATTGTGGGACTTATGTCGCCCAGTGACGTAAGACCCTCAAACCAAAACACGGAAAtgcaactctgtgtgtgtgttgatgtgtgtaaCATTTCAAcacagtactgtacatacagacagagcagaTATATTTAAGTATATTCCTTTACAAAACAAATCGTTGCATCGTCCATACAGTTTTCACTTATGTGTGTGTAGCCTATATCTTTTAATTGCAATATCTATATTTTTGACCCTTTtctcatttatatatttgtctGCAACATTGCAATGTGTTGCAGATTTCTGTATTCTAATGGATCTTTATTTAATAATacgtattttttttgttttgctttggcACTCTAAAAATGTTTCCCATGTTAGTGAACCCCCTTTGAATTGTAGTTGAATTAGTGTGGGTCAGTTCTTTGTCATGTCCTAGTTTCAAACATAGATGGCGTGCTAACATAGATCAATGCTCAAGACAACCCAATCCATCAGTCAGACTGTGTGTAGCCTGTACTGTCTTGAACCAGTTTATGCCTCCTGCTTCTCAATTAACTTTGGTAATGCTATTTTAACCTTTAttctgtgaaaaaaaagcacatagTTCAGCTTTTTCCTCACACACATTTGTCTGCAACGAGACAAGCATTTGTCAATCAAACATCCCCAACATGAGTCTCTGAGTGAATACAGGTAGCTGCAGCcattagttgattaatcgatGAGTTgccaaataaattaaattactatTTTGATAGTTGATTTATCATTGAAGTTAAAatttccaaattctctgattccagcttctcaaatgtgaatttcttatttctttagtcttctgtgatagaaaattgaatatctttgggttgtggacttgCGGTCAGGACAAATTACATTTGAGGCTttgtgaaataaacattttcacaatattctgacatttaattTTGACATAATGACTATTTGCACATTACATCGAGAAAATACAATAGTGATGATGGAaacaatcattagttgcagacCTAAATTTAGGACATCAGTAACAATAGCACATGGGAAAAAGGATagcttttaaaacaaatatgacCTGATCTCCAAGGGTGAGATTCTCCATCCACTTTATTGGAACATATAGTTCAGTGCAGAAAATCTTCCCTGTAGTTTatagtgaaatgtctcaaagaCCCTTTAGTAAGGTGGATGGCTGCTGCCTGTGGGATTAAAGAGCCACTGAACAGTTTTGAAAAAAACTGCTAGCGATGAAATATTTCATAATCTAATCAGGTGTGAAGCCTCGTTTTGGTTTATGTCATTTCAGAGGTATTTTTAGATCTGTGCGCTTGCTTGCCCCCCTCCTGTTTTAGATTAGACTATAATAAGATTACAAATTCATactctatgtgtgtgcatgaatgggTGCATGTACAATAAATGTTTCACtctgtttatatgttttatcCAAAAACGTGGTTGGTAGCCTATGTGTTCATCTGTCACCACCCTGTCCTATACAATGATGTAGTCTCTGAAATGCACCGCTAATGACCATGCAGCTAGAACAAAAGTCTGAGCGCTGTGTCTTTAATGCTGGCAAGTGTAGTGATAATAATGACACACTGAGTGTACGAAGGGCCCCCTCTGaacttcactgtgtgttttctggtgAGTGAGCCTATAGAAATTTACCACATCAGACACAACATAGTTCTACAAGCGTGAAGGAAgcatccccctccctccctctcactctctctctccctctctctcccttactgtgtctgtctatctgtctctctcacagacacacccacacaacacTGGCGCCAACAAGCAAATCCCCCTCTCAACCCCcgcctcctcccctccacccccttaACTGACCTCTAATTATGTCATGCGAAAAAGCTGTGTCCCATTGAAAAGCTCTCTTAATCAAACCCAATTAATTCCGCTATTTTCCCTTATTATCCTTTGCAAGGAACGCGTCTTTCCAATAAGACTGTTAACTCCAGCCGTGGCCCTTTCAGATCTGCTGGGGTGCAGGAACGAAATAATAGACTgcacaattaatcaattagtcattaGGGACTCAGTTGTTCCTAATGAACACAATAACAGTGTAGTTAGGGCCTCTGCAAAATCACTTGTCTTCGTATTTGTAAACAGTATCTTTGAAGTCTCCATTTCTGTGACCTCTACAGTGAGAcaggaaaatatgaaaatctaTACATTTAAGCATTGATCACCTGTATGATTTTATGTTATAACTGAGAAACATAAACTTTACAGTTGCTCTGCTCCTATAATTCCCAGGTTCCCTGTAGTCACTCATTTATCTGCAGTGTTGCTTTTAGATTTTTCAAGGCAAGTCTTAAGTCTTTAATAGCAAATTGTAAGACAGTTTGAAGTGTGACATTCAGAgatgaaaacagagaaatgtCCAAATACACCAGCTGAATTGTCACTTAATTTACATTTGGATTACTTTTGCATTACAGAGAAAAACTCACTATTTGGGAACTGTTATGCTTATCAACCTGCCGCTGAATAAGTACCTTTGGATAAGTTTTTTATAATTCAAGTCCTCTCAATGGATAAACCTAACAATTACTGAAAAATATTAACTGAGTCAAATCAACAGGCACATTTTATGTCCCAAGTTGCAGGGTGGGATGATTAACAGCTGTGTTCATGTGTCTTACCACCAGAATACTCTTACTATACTTTGATTCTTGTCCTCCTTATTCTTCAACATCTTGTAATATGTGGACAGACTGATTTTCTCTACAATCCCAATGTCCAGATTAGATAAGGTCATGTTCTGGATGAGCTGTAGATAATGGATGTGCCAGTTCAGAGCAAATAGCTGAGAAGATGCTAGTGTGCATGCAACGTGCAACAGTTGAAGTACTTATAGAAGAAGTCATACTTAGCacatatgtatttttatatgtaccCATGTACTTTTGGCTCATCTCCTGcaaatattcagcatttttagaAAATAAGCTCAGGTGCTGATAAGAACAGGAGGTCTTCCAATAAATAGTAgcaaaaatctttttttacttaaatttTGTTCTGAACTCTCCACCAGAACTTTTTTTGTCCCATGttgatctgctgctgctctttttcCCATGCTTTTCTTTGTGCCACTCACTCTGGCTCAACGCATGCCTACCCCGGCCCCTGGCTGTGGCTATAGCCCCGACCAGGCCCCAGCTGAGCAGTGCCAAGCTGTCCAGCAGTTAGTTAGTGTCTGTTCAGGCCCAGCTCGGCTCGGCCCAGCCTGGGTACTAATCCCCGGGCTGTCAGAGGACCCCGCTCTGAACTCATCCTGTAACACAGGAAAACGCTCTAATTGGGGGATTTTCTACATCATTAACTCTGATGAGCAGCCATTCcaccctcccctctctctctctactcctctccacCCGTACGCCGTACTCTCTCACTCCCACACTTTTCTCCTGCTTAATCTCTTTCttaatgtttccattttttcctttctcccactcTGACTTCCTCacattctctgtctcttctttcatcttttcttgACTGAagcatttttttgtcattttcatccaTGCAGCAGCGTATGTTTGTATCGCTCTTTGGGAACACCATTGAAATATGATCCCTCAAACAAACATCAACATGAGAAAACAGTGAAAGTCGTTCTACTTGTTATCCTCCATACTAAGTAAAACTGTGCTATATCTATGAGCTTTTAGATATTAGCTcaagatgttttcttttgtttttctgtacaGATCAACTTATGCATATGATTTATAACAGATTCTGCTTTTGTTTCATATCAACAACTAGACCCAGTTTCAGATGTTCTGGAAAATAAACGTactttgaaaaacagaaaagtgtCACTAAACAATATTAACTGCGGCTCTGAAGGTATTTCTAGTATCCTCGAAGACTTTTCTAACCATCTGGATgaaaaaaaatagcaaaaaatatttttttaagctCCAGCTGTATTTCCTTGCTGAAAATGACATCTGACcttacgttttttttttaacaaaatacaTTGGTAttttgtatgaaaatgtatatctGAAAGAACCCTCAATATATGTAACTGATAATACCATCTAAAATTGTGGTTGTCATTGTACAAATTATGCAACAAGATCCCATTTCCAGCTAACGTCTTTGTTTGGATCAGGAAAAAGAGGCACAATTTATGAAATAGTTATTCAACAGGAgggatatatatacatatatatatatatgtatgagaGGCAACCAACAATACATCACTGGTGTGTAATACAGTAGCTAATTATTTCAgaacataaatacaacaaaccCTATATTTTCTTGTTACTGTACATACACTGGCTTCCCATATGGCCCCCCATCTGTCCATGAAAGTGATTCACACGCTGAGGAGGCCAGCTAGCATAGCGGCACCAGTCCCCCTGTGAACATGTGTTGCAGCGGCTGAGCCTGCcggcctgcctgcctgcct from Scomber japonicus isolate fScoJap1 chromosome 7, fScoJap1.pri, whole genome shotgun sequence encodes:
- the LOC128361476 gene encoding fizzy-related protein homolog, with protein sequence MDPESEHRLLRQINIQNDNLSPVKMTQSLCCRRPSGSPLTSPSKFGDRFIPTRAGANWNINFHRINENEKSPSQNRKTKDASSDNIKADGLAYSALLKNELLGAGIEKIQDPQTEDRRLQPSTPEKRSLFSYSLNTKRSSPDEGINISPYSLSPVSIKSQKLLRSPRKPTRKISKIPFKVLDAPELQDDFYLNLVDWSSLNVLSVGLGTCVYLWSACTSQVTRLCDLSVEGDSVTSVGWSERGNLVAVGTHKGYVQIWDAGAGKKLFSLEGHTARVGALAWNADQLSSGSRDRMILQRDVRTPPLQSERRLQGHRQEVCGLKWSTDHQLLASGGNDNKLLVWNHSSLSPVQVYMDHLAAVKAIAWSPHQHGLLASGGGTADRCIRFWNTLTSQPLQCMDTGSQVCNLAWSKHANELVSTHGYSQNQILVWKYPALTQVAKLTGHSYRVLYLAMSPDGEAIVTGAGDETLRFWNVFSKTRSTKESVSVLNLFTRIR